TAGCACGGTCTGTCACTTTTTGTGGTCCCTGTGGAAACAAATTTTAATTGCATGTTTCACCAGATTTCATGTATAGGTGCAGCATCTCTAACAAATGAGTGTCTTATGTTGTTTCACTGTTTCTGACAGACTCAGTTCATCCTGGTCTCCATCCACATCAGCCAGTACTACTTCATGGAAAAGTGTGACTATCAGGTCCCCATGTGGATCCATCTCATCTGGATGTACGgcgtcttcttcttcctcctcttctccaacTTCTGGGTGCAGGCCTACATAAAGGGCAAACGACTTCCTGTCATGGACGACAAACCTGTACAGAACGGCTCAACCAGTGAACCCATTAAGGTGGTGGCCAATGGCAAACACGTCGGGAACGGGAACGCTCACCAATACACCAACGGCAAAATCCTCATTGGAAAAGTAAAGGAAATCTAACCTGGGACTCTGAAAAAGAGAAGGAGGCATAGACTAACGTCATTCATATCTAGTCTCATATTTGGAGTGGCACAGGTTTCAGGGTGCTACTTCTAACCTATAGATGTTTTATATAATTCTAGTCTTTGGTGAAAATGTATGCACACTCTTCAGGATGTGAATGGCATGTTGTGTTTTGCTGGTGATCTCTGCTTACCACAACTGTGTTTGTAAGTTGTTGCAAAAACTATTAACTGTGATGAACACTGCATGAAGATTGGTGCTCATTTTCTCACTAATAGTATTCTTCAACTCAGGTTTGACCCACTACAAGGCTGACTTACACACCACTGTTTGGTTAGCATGGCCTTTGTTGCTTAGGAGAATTACACAGTTTCCACTGAAGACTAGTATGTGTAAATAACTgcttcctgaaaaaaaaacaagtttcatTGTAAATGGTAAATATTtagtattttttctgttttttaatttatcttttgaaataaaactaaatTTAGATAAAGGTCTGTGTCATTTGGAAATCACTTACGATGTGTGTGAGAAACACACCGGAATCTTTCAattttaagaaaacaaaaaaacaaatggatgCATTTATGCATCTATACTCTCCATGTATTCTCCAGTTTGACACTGAATGGTGTTCCATTGTAGTTTTTAAAACTTAAACGTGTTTAAAGATTTTGAGTTctaaaatcatattttttatgtatcctcATTGAAAAAGAACACATTATTTAACACTTTTCTGGTATCAGAATTTCTACGTTTTGTGGCTGATTCCAAACCTGTAGTATAATGTATAGTGATATACATGCTTGCTATTGTTTTTTGTGTCTGACATTTGTCAACATACTGTAAACTGTTGAACACATGTTCAATTGAATACGATAAATTAAACCTCTACAAACAACTTTCTATAATTCCCAGAAAATGTGAGTCTGTGCTACAGATAGGACACAAACATTACAAGATACATTTAAAGTCAGCACGTGGTTACATGCATGTGTAATTCAATGTCTGAACTGCAGAATTATTTTTGCCCTGCTTCATCTTTCAGTTGTCCAATcaaaagttttatcttatcagCCAACTCTTTCCCTCattgaagtattttttttttttttgcagtaactTTAATGTTTATGTTGGATAGAGAAGACTAATCTtgttattgtttatatataaaaatctgATTACAATCACCACAGAAGATCTGATAAACCATTTATTTATAACCCGGTTCATGTATACAATCCATGTAAGAGCCCACTGTAGGTTATAAATACATCTCaaaaacatgctttaaaaacactTGAACATATCAGACCTGTGACCAGAACAACCTATTACAGGAGCAGTACAAGAAATGGGTGGTAATCTTTATTgtgaattaaataaaacatctgcacaTAGCTATATTATAACATGCCAAATATCCCAAGTCAAAAAACTTTATCTGATGGACTGATGAATCACACTGCTGGTGGGTTTGACCATCCTAGACTTCTTCTTAATGGGATCCACTTCAAAGCTCTTCCACAGACGAATGCTCTCATCTCCAGCAACCGTGGCAATGGTGGAGTTGTCTGGGCTTAGAGTCAAATTCAGAACTCTGTCCTCATGACctgaaataaagaaaatgaGTGTTTATACAGTGAGGaccaaaagcagcagtttgcaCCTCAGTGGAAGTCTAGGCTGTGATGTATAGAGGTGAAACTGTAACTTACTGTTGAGCTCTGCCACTTTGGTTAAAGCAGGGTACTTCCAGATGACAACATTGTTGTGGGCATATCCATGTGCAGAGACAAGCTCCTTGTAGTTGGGTGCAAACACCAGTGATGAGatctggaaaaataaaaaaaataaagagtcGAACAACTACTGAACACCCTTCCAGGGACACCAAAGTGCACTTACTTGGGACTGGGTGTCGAGTGAACTAATGCAAGAGCCACTGTTCACATTCCAGATGCGGATGTGACGATCACTAGTACCACCTCCAGATGCAAGGATATTCGACTGCCATGGACACCAGGCCAAAGCCTACAACAACCGCAGTGCATACAAATAGTGGGTCAATATGCACAATGGCTGAGAAATCACATCCTCTCTTTTTTGTTCAAGTGAAGTTACTCACCTTGACGGCTCCTTGATGATCGCCCCAGCAGCGAACAAACTGGTTCTCGTTACTAACGCTGCCCTCTTGCACACGGGGCCATAGACACACCAAGTTGTCATTGCCTCCACTAGCCAGGTATCGGCCATCGGGGGACCATCTCAGGCCACACACCTCCTGTGAGTGAGTAGTGAGGGTGGAGATGTGATGTTCTGCCATCCTCACATCATGGTGGTGGATGTGTCCTGACCGGGAACcactgagacagaaaggaggaattacataaaaaaaaattgactcCAAAAACAGAGCAGTTGTCGGTAATATTCTTAAAAAGGTTTACTGTACCTTGAGAGAATATGTTCATTCCAGCTCAGACTACTAACTCTACCCGTGTGGCTGGCCATGCTTCGCAGCCGCTTCTGATTTTCAACATCCCATAGCTGAGGAAATACGTACcgttaaagacagaaaaaaaaaatccctcagTTTTTTGCTGTGTGTCATAATAAATTTAGGAGGCGTTGGTAAACCACACTCACTTGAACTTTGCAATCACTGGTCCCAATTGCGAGGTAGCTCCCGTCTTTGGTCCAGTTCAGAGAGCAGACGTAGTCTTCCTCACACTCCAGCTTCATGAGGAAAATAATGTCTCCTTGAGTGGCATTCCACAggtaaacattattattaagaGCCACGGCCAGAAGGTTTTGACTGCTCCAGTCAAACAGATTCAaatctggaaaaaataaaataggcaATCAGTCAGTGTGCAATACTTGATTCATGGCTTAATTTCAGGGGAATGATGTAAATTCAAGAGCTTATCTTACAGAAATCATTTCTTAGGTCAGGAGCATCCAAAATTCTGTCAGGAGTTGAAGAGATGTATCTGGTCTTTTTGACAGAGGCAGGAGTTGTAGCCTGACTATAAAGGACTTTCAGGTTGTTTTGATAGCCTGTAAAGACAAgtacaaagggttaaaaaaaaaaaaaaaaaattctacacAGCACCATGTTTCACTGCATATGTTCCTACCTTCTGGTGCGTTCAGTGGCTTCCCTCCAAGGTGGAGAATTTTTGCATCTTCAATGTTGTATCCATTCAGAGACATTGACCAGACTTTCTTAGCTTCCTTTAAATACACATGAACAAATATCAATAAGTCGTTCGTGCACCACAAGTTTGTTATACAAatacatgctttaaaaaaaataacttacTACAGCGCctggtgtgttgtttgtgtccaTGGGCTCATTCTCCTTCGAGATCAGAAAACTGGCAACATCCATTTGATTTCCGTTTCTGACGGGAATGAAGCGGTCGCCACCCATCTTAGAAGGCGttagctttttatttttgcctgtGATACAATAAGTAAAATACATAAGTCGTGAATTTTCTACTTCAAATCAACAATGCATAAAACGCTGCAGGAGACACACATTACCTGGTGTTTTGCTTGGCGTTTTTGATGAAGACAGAGATGCATTCGTAGATTTTCCAGGCGACAACCCGTTCATGGTGGATGTGCTACAAGAGCTGGCCTTTCTCTGCCACCTCGCCATGGGAGCGTTTGTGAGGGGCATGTCGAGCTTCAAGATGCTGTGGATGTCGTTTTCAAACCCGAACTGCGCCATGTTGTCCACGTTATAACAGACCTGAGCATCAGcgggaatgaaaaaaatgagcGTTAACACATAACGGTGGCTAAATGGATGCTGTtagcttttgttgttgttagctaGACAACCCACACCGTCGTCGTTGGTGACGTGCTTGGTATAATTTCCCATTTCATACAAGAGTTGGGAACAATAGTTTGATAATAGATGAAAACAATTAGTGTAATGACTTTGAGTAATTTGCTAAAGCATGCAAGCGACATTTAGCTACACGCTATAAAAATGTACACGGGTTAGCATTAGCTATTAACATTAGCTATTAACATAATGATAATTACCGTTCTGTGGAAAATCAAAACTCAGTAATCCTTGAATTCGATAATCTCTCCGCCTCGAAAAAACCGATAAACACTGCGGAACACGAGTCGCTTTTCTTCCTCTACTCTCAAACACTCAACACCAAAAGTTTGAATTTCGTGTCGATGACGCCACACGATTTAAAAGCCGAAAAGCCGCCCTGTGATTGGTTCATTCGACGAGCTGCAGTTAGCGCCAGGCATTGCTACGGTAACGTTTACGAGACCTGTAATGTGATTGGTGGACGACACCCCTGTGTTGATTCCTCCTCCAGATCTGTATCGCCATCTATTGGTCAAAGAAGATATTACGCTGTTGTGATTATTCACTTAATAAATCATTTGAAAGATGGGAATATATTTGTTAGCAGTAACATAACATGAactattattcagaaacaagaagttattaagattaagataaaCTATATTAATAAACAGCGTTTTGCAGACTGCCCTGAAATAAGAAAAAATGACCCAGAATAACACATAGTTGAATTTCACTCAGTTTCAGCAGAATTAAAATAGGTCATTAGCAAAATACATTGTTCTTTTTCTAATTTACATACAAGACAATGTTTTATCATCAAATCAATGATcatttgtttcttgttttgttgATTAAGATGACAAATGATTGATCagtgaggtttaaaaaaaatgtgtagttAAAGTGTAAATAGCACAACTCAAAAAGCACTGAGTGCATCATTGCAACATTCAGGAGGCGTGTAGGTGGAGCTGGATATCAGCTAGCACAGAAAGAAGAATGTTGTCAAAGCTCTCATAGCGATGAAGAGACTTAATGCTTTACTAAATATCTCAGGATGTCCTTACTGTTGCCATTACATAATTGATACTCTTTGTTTATCCACAGAGCTCTAAACCTATTTTGATTAACTCAAAGATGACCACAAAGAGCTTTACTGTGCTATTACAATAAAGGCAACACCCAGAGGGAAAAATAGAACTGTATTggcataaaatatttttaatggaGCAACAATCTTTAAATgtcacatacagaaaaaaatgcaaatattaatATACAGAATGTTTCAGCAGGAATTTATCTACAGACTTCAAAATATTTTTGTCATAACTTGTATAttgtacatttacatttacctTCATACATCTGCCATTAGAGGTATTAACATGTGCAAACATAAGCTTATACATTACTGAATGAGCTTAAATATTCAATGTATTTGCAATAAAAATGCTAGTGTACAGTGTGATACATGCATGTTTAAAGTGCATTTAGGTATTGTGA
This sequence is a window from Parambassis ranga chromosome 17, fParRan2.1, whole genome shotgun sequence. Protein-coding genes within it:
- the cdc20 gene encoding cell division cycle protein 20 homolog, whose translation is MAQFGFENDIHSILKLDMPLTNAPMARWQRKASSCSTSTMNGLSPGKSTNASLSSSKTPSKTPGKNKKLTPSKMGGDRFIPVRNGNQMDVASFLISKENEPMDTNNTPGAVEAKKVWSMSLNGYNIEDAKILHLGGKPLNAPEGYQNNLKVLYSQATTPASVKKTRYISSTPDRILDAPDLRNDFYLNLFDWSSQNLLAVALNNNVYLWNATQGDIIFLMKLECEEDYVCSLNWTKDGSYLAIGTSDCKVQLWDVENQKRLRSMASHTGRVSSLSWNEHILSSGSRSGHIHHHDVRMAEHHISTLTTHSQEVCGLRWSPDGRYLASGGNDNLVCLWPRVQEGSVSNENQFVRCWGDHQGAVKALAWCPWQSNILASGGGTSDRHIRIWNVNSGSCISSLDTQSQISSLVFAPNYKELVSAHGYAHNNVVIWKYPALTKVAELNSHEDRVLNLTLSPDNSTIATVAGDESIRLWKSFEVDPIKKKSRMVKPTSSVIHQSIR